In Cumulibacter soli, one genomic interval encodes:
- a CDS encoding long-chain-fatty-acid--CoA ligase — MYLTMALHRNLQQQPDVVATICGDRVRTHRESIERVSRIAAGIRAAGSQPGERIAILALNSDYYHEVLLACSWADAVFVPVNVRWSALEIVYSLIEAEVSQLFVDATFAGLVEEIRTKHPQISYVVHLDPGPAPEGTTAIEDLVAAHDPIPDAHRSGESLAGIFYTGGTTGSPKGVMLSHRNLMTSAVGAAATGFVPMHGRLLHAAPMFHLADLAAWNAINAVGGSHVMIPSFEPVATMQAIAEHKVTASLLVPTMIQMLVDHPAIHDHDLGSITHVLYGASAIPEAVMNRTRAVFPDAQFSQAYGMTEVSPVGTILLPHEHDDATAARSVGRAAPHSLIKIVGPDDEELPVGTPGQICIAGDHVMMGYLNKPQETEEALRGGWMHTGDGGYVDANGYVFLTDRLKDMIITGGENVYSIEVENIIATHPSVASCAVVGVPDEKWGETVHAVVVLADGTELTIEELRSHCAARLAGYKCPTGLSVVAEMPLSGAGKILKRTLRDRLASSA, encoded by the coding sequence ATGTACCTGACCATGGCCTTGCACCGAAACCTCCAACAGCAGCCCGATGTCGTGGCAACGATCTGCGGCGACCGTGTCCGCACCCATCGCGAAAGCATTGAGCGAGTCTCACGTATCGCTGCTGGGATAAGAGCCGCTGGCTCGCAGCCTGGTGAACGCATCGCGATCCTGGCGCTGAATTCTGATTACTACCACGAAGTGCTTCTCGCCTGTAGTTGGGCGGATGCCGTCTTTGTTCCGGTGAACGTGCGTTGGAGCGCGTTGGAGATTGTCTATTCGCTCATCGAAGCTGAAGTGTCGCAACTCTTTGTCGATGCCACCTTCGCTGGATTGGTCGAGGAGATCCGCACCAAGCACCCGCAGATCTCGTACGTCGTACATCTAGATCCCGGCCCCGCTCCGGAAGGCACCACCGCGATCGAGGATCTCGTTGCCGCGCACGACCCAATCCCGGACGCGCACCGAAGCGGCGAGAGCCTCGCAGGAATCTTCTATACGGGAGGAACCACGGGATCGCCCAAGGGCGTCATGCTTAGCCATCGCAATCTGATGACCTCGGCGGTCGGCGCGGCCGCCACGGGATTTGTGCCGATGCACGGGCGACTGCTGCACGCCGCACCAATGTTCCATCTCGCGGATCTGGCAGCCTGGAATGCGATCAACGCCGTCGGCGGATCGCACGTCATGATCCCGAGTTTTGAACCGGTCGCGACAATGCAGGCGATTGCCGAGCACAAGGTCACAGCGTCGTTGCTGGTGCCGACGATGATTCAGATGCTCGTCGATCACCCCGCAATTCATGATCACGACCTCGGCTCGATCACGCACGTGCTGTACGGCGCATCCGCGATCCCAGAGGCGGTCATGAATCGAACACGCGCCGTGTTTCCTGACGCTCAGTTCAGCCAGGCGTACGGGATGACGGAAGTCTCGCCGGTCGGAACCATCTTGCTGCCCCACGAGCACGACGACGCCACCGCGGCGCGATCGGTGGGACGCGCGGCGCCGCATTCGCTGATCAAGATCGTGGGCCCGGACGATGAGGAGCTCCCCGTAGGCACACCCGGCCAGATTTGCATTGCCGGCGACCACGTGATGATGGGCTACCTGAACAAACCGCAGGAAACTGAGGAGGCGCTTCGCGGCGGGTGGATGCACACCGGTGACGGCGGGTACGTCGACGCGAACGGTTATGTATTTCTCACTGACCGCCTCAAAGACATGATCATTACCGGTGGCGAGAACGTGTACTCAATCGAGGTCGAGAACATTATCGCCACTCACCCGTCGGTTGCCTCGTGTGCTGTCGTCGGCGTACCCGACGAGAAATGGGGCGAAACCGTTCACGCAGTAGTCGTCCTGGCTGACGGCACCGAATTGACGATCGAAGAACTTCGCAGCCATTGCGCCGCCCGGTTGGCCGGATACAAATGTCCGACCGGCCTGTCGGTAGTGGCCGAAATGCCCCTCTCAGGCGCAGGAAAGATTCTGAAACGAACACTGCGCGATCGACTAGCTAGCAGCGCATGA
- a CDS encoding aminoglycoside phosphotransferase family protein: MATPDADVQIDSALVYSLLRQSPEHRSLQIRLAGRGWDNEIWRLGSDLAVRLPRRYAAAQLIEHEIAWLAQIATTIAIAAPVPIFAGTSTTDYPYRWTIVPWLAGTSADHLAAKERDQYAGQLAQTLRRLHRPAPEGLPTNRYRGVPLADRAPDVTARLDDAGLRRLLRDALDAPRYSGPALTLHGDPHPANVIVDAEGRLSALIDFGDVCRGDPASDVGAMWLHFTAGGRREFFDVYGADDALRRRSRGWAISLATAILATDDTHPLHTCALHALHELSVTAARTLS; the protein is encoded by the coding sequence ATGGCGACACCCGATGCCGACGTTCAGATTGATAGTGCGCTTGTCTACTCGCTGTTGCGACAGTCACCCGAACACCGGAGCCTGCAGATTCGGCTGGCAGGTCGCGGGTGGGACAACGAGATATGGCGACTCGGGTCGGACCTCGCCGTACGGCTGCCGCGCCGCTACGCGGCCGCTCAACTCATCGAACACGAGATCGCGTGGCTTGCGCAGATCGCCACTACGATTGCGATCGCCGCTCCGGTACCGATCTTTGCTGGCACCTCCACCACGGACTATCCGTACCGCTGGACCATCGTGCCGTGGCTTGCTGGAACCTCCGCGGACCACCTTGCCGCCAAAGAAAGAGACCAGTACGCCGGGCAGCTCGCGCAGACCTTGCGACGCCTACACCGGCCCGCGCCGGAGGGATTGCCGACCAATCGCTATCGAGGTGTGCCGCTTGCTGACCGCGCGCCTGACGTCACCGCGCGGTTAGACGACGCTGGCCTCCGGCGGCTGCTGCGCGACGCACTGGACGCGCCGAGATACTCCGGCCCTGCGCTGACCTTGCACGGCGATCCTCATCCCGCGAATGTAATCGTCGACGCAGAGGGTCGACTATCGGCACTGATCGACTTTGGCGATGTGTGTCGCGGAGATCCTGCGAGTGATGTGGGCGCCATGTGGCTGCACTTCACTGCCGGCGGGCGCCGCGAGTTCTTCGACGTGTACGGCGCCGACGACGCACTCCGGCGTCGATCGCGGGGGTGGGCGATCAGCCTCGCGACGGCAATTCTCGCCACCGATGACACCCATCCCCTGCATACCTGCGCGCTGCACGCGCTGCACGAGTTGTCGGTTACGGCCGCACGAACACTTTCGTAG
- a CDS encoding MBL fold metallo-hydrolase: MHTLQVGSVNITALLDAPFLQSLAYLSPEHAAELEDEYRDTLDERGLCTGAVTCYLVRTADGLALVDTGIGPRKRKGFPHGRLDAALAEAGVSPTEIDLVIHTHLHIDHVGWNTYETPDGGCAIFFPNARFVIQQAEWDYWMAPEQLDAPDNAVLRECVAPLRDSGRVDLVDANARYLGAIGFIANPGHTPGHVAVEITDGAERAVIVGDSCHHPFQVTHSSWPSPMDVDANHAIEARGALYDRLADSGAYVLGGHWKHPGWGQVVRTDGERRFVPGI; this comes from the coding sequence ATGCACACATTGCAGGTAGGTTCGGTCAACATCACCGCGCTCCTGGACGCACCATTCCTCCAGTCGCTGGCGTACTTGTCACCCGAGCACGCGGCCGAACTCGAGGACGAGTATCGCGACACCCTCGATGAACGCGGTCTGTGCACCGGTGCGGTTACCTGCTATCTCGTGCGAACCGCCGATGGTCTTGCCTTGGTGGACACCGGTATCGGTCCGCGCAAACGCAAGGGTTTTCCGCATGGTCGCCTGGATGCAGCGCTAGCCGAAGCCGGGGTCTCCCCCACAGAGATCGACCTGGTGATTCACACGCATCTACATATAGATCACGTCGGCTGGAACACCTATGAGACCCCGGACGGCGGCTGTGCGATCTTCTTCCCGAACGCGCGGTTCGTGATCCAGCAAGCCGAGTGGGATTACTGGATGGCACCGGAACAATTGGATGCCCCGGACAACGCCGTACTACGCGAATGTGTCGCGCCGCTGCGCGACAGCGGCCGTGTGGACCTTGTCGACGCCAACGCTCGCTACCTGGGCGCCATCGGATTCATCGCCAATCCGGGCCATACGCCCGGACACGTCGCCGTCGAGATCACTGACGGAGCGGAACGCGCGGTGATCGTCGGCGATTCCTGCCATCACCCGTTCCAAGTCACCCACTCGAGTTGGCCATCGCCGATGGACGTAGATGCGAACCACGCCATCGAGGCGCGTGGTGCGTTGTACGACCGACTCGCTGATTCCGGTGCCTATGTGTTGGGCGGGCACTGGAAGCATCCCGGCTGGGGCCAGGTCGTCCGTACTGACGGTGAGCGTAGATTCGTGCCCGGCATCTAG
- a CDS encoding OPT family oligopeptide transporter: MSTPTSERSPIREITIRGIILGGIITLIFTAANVYLGLKVGLTFATSIPAAVISMAVLRYFKGHTIVENNIVQTIASSAGTLSAIIFVLPGLVMVGWWTGFPYWITLLVCALGGILGVMYSIPLRRTLVTGSDLPYPEGVAAAEVLKVGDTERGAQENRGGLRLIVLGGLASAGYALLAGLKVVAGSVTTAFKVGAGGTMIGASMSMALIGIGHLVGISVGIAMIVGLLIAYGVLLPVQTSGELGGIPLEDGVNSIFANDVRFIGAGAIAIAAIWTLVKMLAPIARGIKDAATSARKRRAGSSVEITERDIPINIVGGVIVVSLIPIGFLLWDFVAGSALQGHSGGIVATALIFIFVIGLLVASVCGYMAGLIGSSNSPISGVGILVALLAALLLKLTFGDMSNGELTGLVAFTIFTSAVVFGVATISNDNLQDLKTGQLVGATPWKQQVALIIGVVFGSLIIPPILDLMMTAFGFQGAPGAGPDALAAPQAALISSLVNGVFGGSIDWGLIGLGAAIGAVVIIIDEVLGKTSKFRLPPLAVGMGMYLPISLTLIIPIGAFLGHFYDKWASNSGGNAERKKRMGVLVATGLIVGESLFGVIFAGIVAATGNDSPLAIVGDGFTGWAVGLGIALFVVLTLGLYQRTRKIASQEPASTGNP, from the coding sequence GTGAGTACACCAACCAGCGAGCGGTCGCCGATCCGCGAGATCACTATTCGCGGCATCATCCTTGGCGGCATCATCACCTTGATCTTTACCGCGGCCAACGTGTACCTCGGTCTGAAAGTGGGGTTGACGTTCGCGACGTCGATCCCGGCAGCGGTCATCTCGATGGCAGTCTTGCGCTACTTCAAGGGTCACACGATTGTCGAGAACAACATCGTGCAGACCATCGCCTCCTCGGCCGGCACGCTCTCAGCCATCATCTTCGTCCTACCGGGCCTGGTCATGGTCGGCTGGTGGACCGGGTTCCCCTACTGGATAACGCTTCTCGTCTGCGCCCTCGGCGGAATCCTCGGCGTGATGTACTCGATCCCGCTGCGCCGCACACTGGTGACCGGATCCGACCTGCCGTATCCCGAGGGTGTTGCCGCAGCGGAGGTGCTCAAAGTCGGTGACACCGAGCGCGGTGCTCAGGAGAACCGGGGCGGGCTGCGATTGATCGTGCTCGGCGGGCTCGCGTCGGCCGGATATGCGCTGTTGGCGGGTTTGAAGGTTGTTGCTGGTTCGGTGACCACGGCGTTCAAAGTCGGCGCAGGCGGGACGATGATCGGCGCCAGCATGTCGATGGCGCTCATTGGGATCGGTCACCTCGTGGGGATTTCGGTCGGCATCGCGATGATCGTCGGTCTGTTGATCGCGTACGGCGTCCTGCTGCCGGTGCAGACTTCAGGAGAACTGGGCGGGATCCCGCTCGAGGACGGCGTGAATTCGATCTTCGCCAATGACGTTCGCTTCATCGGCGCGGGAGCGATCGCGATCGCAGCGATCTGGACCCTGGTGAAGATGCTCGCGCCAATTGCCCGCGGAATCAAAGATGCAGCGACTTCTGCTCGTAAACGGCGCGCCGGATCGAGCGTCGAGATCACCGAGCGGGACATCCCGATCAACATCGTCGGCGGCGTCATCGTGGTCTCGCTGATCCCGATCGGATTCTTGCTGTGGGACTTCGTGGCCGGTAGTGCACTGCAAGGACACAGCGGGGGGATCGTCGCCACCGCGCTGATCTTTATCTTCGTCATCGGTCTGCTGGTGGCGTCCGTGTGTGGTTACATGGCCGGTCTCATCGGCTCGTCGAACAGTCCCATTTCCGGTGTGGGAATTCTGGTCGCGCTGCTGGCTGCACTGCTGTTGAAACTTACGTTTGGCGACATGTCGAACGGTGAGCTCACCGGATTGGTGGCGTTCACCATCTTCACGTCGGCGGTCGTGTTCGGTGTCGCCACCATCTCGAACGACAATCTGCAAGACCTCAAGACTGGTCAGCTAGTTGGCGCGACGCCATGGAAGCAGCAAGTCGCATTGATCATCGGAGTTGTGTTTGGGTCGCTGATCATTCCGCCGATTCTCGACCTGATGATGACGGCGTTCGGGTTCCAGGGGGCACCTGGCGCGGGGCCGGATGCGTTGGCCGCTCCGCAGGCAGCGTTGATCTCCTCGCTCGTGAATGGCGTGTTCGGCGGATCCATTGACTGGGGACTGATTGGGCTCGGTGCGGCTATTGGCGCTGTGGTGATCATTATCGACGAGGTGCTCGGTAAGACCTCCAAGTTCCGGCTGCCACCGCTTGCGGTCGGTATGGGCATGTATTTGCCGATTTCGCTGACCCTCATCATCCCGATTGGCGCGTTCCTCGGGCACTTCTACGACAAGTGGGCGAGCAATTCCGGTGGGAACGCTGAGCGGAAGAAGCGGATGGGCGTATTGGTCGCGACGGGCCTCATCGTCGGCGAGAGTCTGTTCGGCGTAATTTTCGCCGGCATCGTGGCTGCGACCGGAAACGATTCGCCGCTGGCGATTGTGGGCGATGGGTTCACCGGATGGGCCGTTGGGCTTGGCATCGCCCTGTTCGTCGTACTGACGCTGGGGCTGTACCAGCGCACTCGAAAGATCGCTTCTCAGGAGCCTGCATCGACTGGCAACCCGTAA
- a CDS encoding class I SAM-dependent methyltransferase, which produces MPFSRVRDAYTARSAEYINLFGTIDSAAAADRQFVLDWATGLDGPVIDVGCGPGQWTNFLAQNSIDVRGIDPVSAFVDAARQRYPTCTFSVGRAEQLELADASVGGILAWCSLIHTAPHEIAAALDEFARCLRPHGGLALGFFEGPELVAFEHAVTTAYYWPMDELASRVQDAGFVVTDGRARTDPGVRRQGMLTARRGS; this is translated from the coding sequence ATGCCCTTCAGCCGAGTGCGAGACGCGTATACCGCCCGATCGGCGGAGTACATCAATCTGTTCGGCACGATCGATTCGGCCGCAGCTGCTGATCGCCAGTTCGTTCTCGACTGGGCCACAGGCCTCGATGGTCCGGTGATCGACGTCGGATGCGGACCAGGTCAGTGGACGAATTTTCTGGCCCAGAACAGTATCGATGTGCGCGGTATTGACCCGGTATCCGCATTCGTCGATGCCGCCCGGCAGCGCTATCCGACCTGCACGTTCAGCGTAGGACGAGCAGAACAACTGGAGTTAGCCGATGCGAGCGTCGGGGGAATTCTCGCGTGGTGCTCCCTCATCCATACCGCGCCGCACGAGATCGCGGCCGCGTTGGATGAGTTCGCGCGGTGCCTGCGGCCTCACGGTGGGCTGGCACTCGGGTTCTTCGAGGGGCCCGAATTGGTCGCGTTCGAGCACGCCGTGACGACGGCGTACTACTGGCCGATGGACGAACTTGCCTCGCGTGTGCAGGACGCTGGGTTCGTCGTGACCGACGGCCGCGCACGCACGGATCCAGGGGTACGTCGCCAGGGGATGCTTACTGCCCGGCGCGGTTCTTGA
- a CDS encoding alpha/beta hydrolase fold domain-containing protein, whose protein sequence is MPDLPGRLGDPDRSLATDPRIDPRMLATLASFGLDSNGEPPPVSADAPIEEVLSFVDAAEEGFTGLFGAIFANVAPVEGVTRETLTVKGGDDNEITLYIHRPTDGSGPLPGVYHIHGGGMVLLSAAGAEYVWWRDRMAATGLVVVGVEYRNGAGKLGPYPFPAGLSDCVAGLKYTLDNAADLGIGNLVVSGESGGGNLTIASTITANREGWSDRISGVYAECPYVSGAYAQQPEALTSLHENNGYFLRCDMMSILVRAYDPDGANLNNPLAWPLNATSEDLVGFPPTVISVNELDPLRDEGLHFLRKLWAANVAARGRVTPGTTHGGDILVAPAAAPEVNDATAEDIRAFCYSLR, encoded by the coding sequence ATGCCCGACCTGCCCGGTCGCCTCGGCGATCCCGACCGATCACTCGCCACCGACCCCCGCATTGATCCCCGCATGCTTGCCACGCTCGCCTCGTTCGGGCTCGATAGCAACGGTGAACCGCCACCGGTATCGGCTGACGCTCCGATCGAGGAGGTGCTGTCGTTCGTCGATGCCGCGGAGGAAGGATTCACCGGGCTGTTCGGCGCCATTTTCGCGAACGTGGCGCCCGTCGAAGGCGTTACTCGCGAAACCTTGACCGTCAAGGGCGGCGACGACAACGAGATCACCCTCTACATCCACCGACCCACCGATGGCTCCGGGCCGCTGCCCGGCGTCTACCACATCCACGGCGGCGGGATGGTGTTGCTGTCTGCGGCGGGCGCGGAGTACGTATGGTGGCGCGATCGCATGGCCGCCACCGGGCTGGTGGTGGTCGGCGTCGAATACCGTAACGGCGCCGGAAAGCTCGGTCCGTATCCCTTCCCCGCCGGCCTTTCCGACTGCGTGGCCGGGCTGAAGTACACCCTGGACAACGCGGCCGACCTGGGCATCGGGAACCTGGTTGTCTCGGGCGAGTCAGGCGGCGGAAATCTCACCATCGCGAGCACGATCACCGCCAACCGCGAAGGCTGGAGCGACCGAATCAGTGGGGTCTACGCCGAATGTCCGTATGTGTCCGGCGCGTACGCCCAGCAGCCGGAAGCGCTCACGTCGCTGCATGAGAACAACGGCTACTTCCTGCGCTGCGACATGATGTCGATCCTGGTGCGCGCCTACGATCCTGACGGCGCGAACCTGAACAATCCACTCGCATGGCCGCTCAACGCGACCAGCGAGGATCTGGTCGGCTTCCCGCCCACGGTCATCTCAGTGAATGAACTCGACCCGTTGCGCGACGAAGGCCTGCACTTCCTACGCAAGTTATGGGCGGCGAACGTAGCGGCGCGCGGCCGCGTGACGCCCGGTACGACGCACGGCGGTGACATCTTGGTTGCGCCAGCTGCCGCGCCCGAGGTCAATGACGCCACGGCTGAAGACATCCGAGCATTCTGCTACTCGTTGCGTTAG
- a CDS encoding 6,7-dimethyl-8-ribityllumazine synthase: MTHPTPQTSPRIAVVAANWHADIVDQATDAFVATLGEHAVTEVDFFRVPGAFEIPLKVQRLANSGEYEAIASCAFVVNGGIYRHEFVASTVLDGLMRVQLDTGVPVFSAVLTPWNFHESDDHRDFFRAHFVTKGRELARTVLQTLEVETA; encoded by the coding sequence ATGACGCACCCAACACCCCAAACCAGCCCGCGCATTGCCGTTGTGGCGGCGAACTGGCACGCGGACATCGTCGATCAGGCTACTGATGCTTTCGTCGCTACCCTCGGCGAGCACGCGGTCACGGAGGTCGACTTCTTCCGCGTCCCGGGTGCATTCGAGATCCCGCTGAAGGTACAGCGGCTGGCGAATAGCGGCGAGTACGAAGCCATCGCGTCCTGTGCCTTCGTCGTGAACGGCGGCATCTACCGCCACGAGTTTGTGGCGTCTACGGTGCTCGACGGGCTGATGCGAGTGCAACTCGACACGGGGGTGCCGGTGTTCTCGGCGGTGTTGACGCCGTGGAACTTCCACGAGAGCGACGATCATCGCGACTTCTTCCGTGCTCATTTCGTCACCAAGGGACGAGAGTTGGCACGCACGGTTCTGCAGACCCTCGAGGTCGAGACAGCGTAG
- a CDS encoding PaaI family thioesterase: MSADTTSGVDFSTMSGLETLRWIKDRGPEDGPGINRLIGMQFDEVEFGRVVMSLTTQPNFGNPLGTVHGGIAATLLDSVVGCAVHSTMDAGVSYTTLELKVNYIRAARTDGQKLIGEGDTIHVGRRTATAEGRVLDEHGNLIAHATTTCIVLR, encoded by the coding sequence TTGAGCGCAGACACGACCTCCGGAGTCGACTTCTCCACCATGTCAGGCCTGGAGACGCTTCGATGGATTAAGGATCGCGGACCAGAAGACGGTCCGGGGATCAACCGCCTCATCGGGATGCAGTTCGATGAGGTTGAGTTCGGTCGCGTCGTGATGTCATTGACGACGCAGCCAAATTTTGGCAATCCACTAGGCACAGTGCATGGGGGAATCGCGGCGACGTTGCTCGACTCCGTTGTCGGATGTGCTGTACACAGCACAATGGACGCCGGAGTGAGTTACACGACGCTCGAACTGAAGGTGAATTACATCCGCGCTGCTCGCACCGACGGGCAGAAGCTGATTGGCGAGGGAGACACCATTCACGTCGGCAGGCGTACGGCGACCGCCGAAGGCAGAGTGCTCGACGAGCACGGCAACCTCATCGCCCACGCGACTACGACCTGCATCGTCCTGCGGTAA
- a CDS encoding TetR/AcrR family transcriptional regulator, translated as MPQRSDTRQRMVRSTVELLRERGATATTIDRVLADSGAPRGSVYHHFPGGRSQLVREAVATATVPMVTAIESAAENDNVVEAVEGLFAGWRVGVVEGDYRSGCPIVAAAVETNDDAPEIAESAGTAFGQWCDALAKLLQNFGISVERSRVLAFTIIGAQEGALVLSRAMRSTEPLDAVRDEISKLLANAVGETENVPEHHGDDKSE; from the coding sequence ATGCCTCAGAGAAGCGACACCCGGCAGCGGATGGTGCGCAGCACCGTTGAATTACTGCGCGAACGTGGCGCTACCGCGACGACCATCGACAGGGTCCTGGCCGACAGCGGCGCGCCCCGCGGTTCGGTCTACCATCATTTCCCCGGTGGCCGATCGCAACTGGTGCGCGAAGCCGTCGCAACGGCGACCGTGCCAATGGTGACGGCCATCGAGAGCGCCGCGGAGAACGACAACGTGGTCGAGGCCGTGGAGGGATTGTTCGCTGGCTGGCGGGTCGGGGTGGTGGAGGGTGACTACCGCTCGGGCTGTCCGATCGTCGCGGCCGCCGTCGAGACTAACGACGATGCGCCCGAGATAGCCGAATCCGCTGGTACTGCATTTGGTCAGTGGTGTGACGCGCTGGCGAAGTTGCTGCAGAACTTCGGTATATCCGTAGAACGCAGCCGAGTCCTGGCGTTCACGATCATTGGCGCTCAAGAAGGCGCGTTGGTGCTGAGCCGTGCGATGCGAAGCACTGAGCCACTGGACGCCGTTCGAGACGAGATCAGCAAGCTCCTCGCGAACGCGGTGGGCGAGACTGAAAATGTCCCGGAACACCACGGGGACGACAAGAGTGAATGA
- a CDS encoding HAD family hydrolase, whose product MTLAIFDCDGVLVDSEMLACQAQSDSLRERGFDLSADDVAARYIGISSADMRTDLERRFARGLPADHEERAAARLRNLFVSQLRAIPGIPDVLDVVKSMGIASCIASGSALDRIALALKVTGLASRFDGPVYSATMVGRGKPAPDLFLYAAAEMGYEPGECIVIEDSVPGVQAACAAGMPVIGFSGASHCGPGHAARLRDAGAEEVAGDSAQLTAKLRDF is encoded by the coding sequence ATGACGTTGGCAATCTTTGACTGCGATGGTGTTCTCGTCGACAGCGAGATGCTGGCGTGCCAGGCGCAAAGTGATTCATTGCGAGAGCGCGGCTTCGACCTCAGCGCAGACGATGTTGCCGCGCGATACATAGGAATCTCCTCTGCTGATATGCGGACCGATCTAGAACGACGATTCGCTCGTGGATTGCCGGCCGATCACGAAGAACGGGCAGCGGCGCGTCTGCGGAACCTATTCGTGTCTCAGTTACGGGCTATACCTGGGATTCCGGACGTGCTCGACGTCGTGAAGAGTATGGGGATTGCCAGCTGTATCGCGTCTGGATCGGCGCTTGACCGCATCGCTCTGGCACTGAAAGTCACCGGGCTCGCTTCGCGGTTCGATGGTCCTGTTTACTCCGCGACGATGGTGGGGCGCGGTAAGCCGGCCCCCGATCTGTTCTTATACGCCGCGGCCGAGATGGGGTACGAGCCCGGCGAGTGCATCGTGATCGAGGACAGCGTGCCTGGTGTCCAGGCTGCATGCGCTGCGGGCATGCCGGTGATCGGCTTCAGTGGCGCGTCGCACTGCGGTCCGGGCCATGCCGCGCGATTGCGCGATGCAGGCGCTGAGGAAGTGGCTGGTGATTCGGCCCAGTTGACAGCAAAACTCCGAGACTTCTAA
- a CDS encoding glycosyltransferase yields the protein MRVVIMAVGSRGDVAPFTGLAQRLRNEGHEVVIATHRLFEEMVSSSGSEFAPLPMDTNEELNARLARGGVSSPVKVVQAFNRMLVENAPEAAEAMQTALKSADVAMLTPGAWIGAHIAEALSVASVGAYLQPMSPTREFPPPTLGTRSLGGWANYRSAEMLRSLGQRPYRGFIRELRQSLGLPPITTRRWFAELERQRWPICHGFSPHVVPQPADWPPWHRPVGYWWPATDSAYTPDARLADFISAGERPIYVGFGSMPSSDGRALSQMVAAAVKESGVRAVVHAGWAELELTGDNVLTVSDVPHDWLFPQMAAVVHHAGAGTTAAGLRAGVPTLAVPHMMDQPFWAQRIHRLGAGPEPIPFRRLSASRLSDGLREVRANPAYRTAARRLSDLLACEDGARGVLETLEAL from the coding sequence GTGCGCGTAGTGATCATGGCCGTCGGTAGCCGAGGGGACGTCGCGCCTTTCACCGGGCTGGCGCAGCGGCTCCGCAATGAAGGCCACGAGGTCGTGATCGCGACCCATCGACTGTTCGAGGAGATGGTGTCCAGCAGCGGGAGCGAGTTCGCACCGTTGCCGATGGATACCAATGAGGAATTGAATGCCCGTCTCGCCCGCGGCGGCGTGAGCAGCCCCGTGAAGGTCGTGCAGGCATTCAACCGAATGCTCGTTGAGAACGCTCCCGAGGCCGCGGAGGCAATGCAGACAGCGCTGAAATCGGCAGATGTCGCGATGCTGACACCCGGCGCCTGGATCGGCGCCCATATTGCAGAAGCGCTATCTGTGGCGAGCGTTGGCGCCTACTTGCAGCCGATGAGCCCCACGCGGGAGTTCCCGCCGCCGACGTTAGGCACCCGGAGCCTCGGCGGTTGGGCTAACTACCGGTCCGCGGAAATGCTGCGCAGCCTAGGCCAGCGCCCGTATCGCGGGTTTATCCGAGAGCTGCGCCAGAGCCTGGGACTACCACCGATCACGACCCGTCGCTGGTTCGCGGAACTTGAGCGGCAGCGTTGGCCGATCTGTCACGGTTTTAGTCCGCATGTAGTCCCGCAGCCGGCCGACTGGCCACCCTGGCATCGACCGGTCGGCTACTGGTGGCCCGCCACTGATTCTGCGTACACGCCGGATGCTCGACTGGCGGACTTTATCTCCGCTGGGGAGCGTCCGATATATGTGGGGTTCGGCAGTATGCCATCCAGCGATGGCCGGGCTTTGTCGCAGATGGTAGCGGCGGCAGTGAAGGAATCCGGTGTGCGTGCTGTAGTGCATGCCGGGTGGGCCGAGCTCGAACTGACCGGCGATAACGTGTTGACCGTGTCCGATGTGCCGCATGACTGGCTGTTTCCGCAGATGGCGGCAGTGGTGCACCACGCCGGGGCCGGTACGACCGCTGCCGGCCTGCGAGCCGGGGTACCAACGCTCGCCGTTCCGCACATGATGGATCAACCATTCTGGGCACAGCGGATCCATCGCCTCGGGGCAGGGCCCGAACCGATCCCGTTTCGACGACTGAGTGCGAGCCGGCTGTCGGACGGATTGCGCGAGGTGAGGGCGAACCCTGCGTACCGCACTGCTGCGCGACGACTGTCCGATCTGCTTGCCTGCGAAGACGGGGCGCGCGGCGTGCTTGAGACCCTAGAGGCGCTCTGA